From Hippea alviniae EP5-r, the proteins below share one genomic window:
- a CDS encoding magnesium chelatase domain-containing protein: MFISLKSAVIEGIDAIPISIEIDAAKGLPSLNIIGLASGAAKESKDRAIHVLKNSGIELPPKKITINLAPADLKKETSAVDLPIALGLASISENLKIDTEGFLFAAELSLNGILRPVKGIFPMGVLAKEKGLKLIVSKENEKEAALSGVETYGFDTFSEVLGFLLGKVKKNKSSLNIELVKAKGDYDLDFADVKGQFKVKRAITIAAAGFHNVLMIGTPGVGKSMIAKRIPTILPEMSEDEILTTTKIYSVCGFLNNDNPIITTRPFRAPHSGSSDVSLIGGGCRIHYFLRLYKSYCDSTKVNETLRGRFS, translated from the coding sequence ATGTTCATAAGTTTAAAAAGTGCAGTAATAGAAGGCATAGATGCCATACCTATATCAATTGAGATAGATGCGGCTAAGGGTTTACCATCTCTTAACATAATAGGGCTTGCATCAGGAGCAGCCAAAGAGAGTAAGGATAGGGCTATACATGTGCTAAAGAACAGTGGTATAGAACTGCCGCCAAAAAAGATAACGATAAACCTTGCACCAGCTGATTTAAAAAAGGAGACTTCGGCTGTGGATTTACCTATAGCGTTAGGGCTTGCAAGCATATCTGAGAATTTAAAGATAGATACCGAAGGATTCTTGTTTGCTGCTGAGTTATCTCTAAACGGCATTCTAAGGCCTGTTAAAGGTATTTTTCCTATGGGCGTTTTAGCAAAAGAGAAGGGATTGAAACTTATTGTAAGCAAAGAGAATGAGAAGGAAGCAGCTTTAAGTGGTGTTGAGACTTACGGATTTGATACATTTTCAGAAGTGTTAGGATTTTTGCTTGGTAAGGTAAAGAAAAACAAGAGCAGTTTAAATATTGAGCTTGTAAAAGCTAAAGGTGATTACGATTTGGATTTTGCAGATGTTAAAGGTCAATTCAAAGTAAAAAGGGCTATTACTATTGCAGCAGCTGGTTTTCACAATGTCTTAATGATAGGCACACCGGGTGTGGGAAAGAGCATGATAGCTAAAAGAATTCCGACAATTCTTCCAGAGATGAGCGAAGATGAGATTCTAACAACGACAAAAATATACAGCGTTTGTGGGTTTTTGAATAACGATAACCCAATTATAACAACCAGGCCATTTAGAGCACCGCACTCAGGCTCGAGTGATGTAAGTTTAATCGGCGGCGGATGTAGAATACATTATTTCCTGAGACTCTACAAAAGTTACTGCGACTCTACAAAAGTTAATGAGACTCTCCGCGGGAGGTTTTCATGA
- a CDS encoding fibronectin type III domain-containing protein, producing the protein MKRLFLLMVSVLLLTSCATLNRQPTVITDLPVVKGITAKSGIRSVGLSWQPVMDSRVKGYLIYRAPSETGPFERIAKIDGRLKTNYVDDGGFLKHLEDNTTYFYKIVVYSDKGIGPSSRIVAATTLPPPKSPTQIQATSGLPRMVAIRWQPPKDNTVVAYNIYRSTKKDGPYKKIGRVNGYVNTLYIDKGLKDGKTYYYSVASVNYKGVEGELLAIAKATTKFKPLPPSNLTATIAGAGKLKIFWWPSPTADVVKYRIYRSTTDNYDTFSMVGEVPSKDLSFVDSGLKPGKKYYYYITSVDKDGLESKPSKIYGFMTKPLPLPPTGISVKQVGKSVVLNWDKGSNDTVKYEVFRRHFLIFTQKIAETTNTYYTDNTVSPNTTYYYYVKSVDKYGQESEPSPEVKIEVK; encoded by the coding sequence ATGAAAAGATTGTTTCTGTTGATGGTTTCGGTTTTATTGCTAACAAGTTGTGCTACATTAAATAGGCAGCCTACGGTTATAACGGATTTGCCTGTTGTTAAAGGTATAACAGCAAAAAGTGGTATAAGGAGCGTTGGTCTAAGCTGGCAGCCTGTTATGGACTCAAGGGTTAAAGGATACCTAATTTACAGGGCACCATCAGAGACAGGTCCGTTTGAGAGAATAGCCAAGATAGATGGGAGACTAAAGACAAACTATGTTGATGACGGTGGATTTTTAAAGCACCTTGAAGACAACACCACATACTTTTACAAAATCGTTGTTTATTCGGATAAGGGTATAGGTCCTTCATCAAGAATTGTTGCGGCTACTACGCTTCCTCCTCCTAAGTCTCCGACTCAGATTCAGGCAACAAGCGGTTTGCCGAGAATGGTTGCAATAAGATGGCAGCCGCCCAAGGATAATACAGTTGTAGCATACAATATCTACAGAAGCACTAAGAAAGATGGGCCTTACAAGAAGATAGGAAGGGTAAATGGTTATGTTAACACACTTTATATTGATAAGGGCTTAAAGGATGGAAAAACTTATTATTACTCTGTGGCAAGCGTTAATTATAAAGGTGTTGAGGGTGAACTTCTTGCAATAGCAAAAGCAACAACAAAGTTTAAGCCATTGCCACCTTCAAATTTAACAGCTACAATAGCCGGTGCTGGAAAACTGAAGATTTTCTGGTGGCCAAGTCCAACGGCCGATGTTGTAAAGTATCGCATCTATAGAAGCACAACCGACAATTATGATACATTCTCTATGGTGGGAGAAGTTCCATCTAAGGATTTGTCTTTTGTTGATTCTGGGCTAAAACCAGGCAAAAAGTATTACTATTACATAACGAGTGTTGATAAAGATGGTCTTGAAAGTAAGCCATCAAAAATTTATGGCTTTATGACAAAACCATTACCTTTGCCACCAACGGGTATATCTGTAAAACAGGTTGGTAAATCTGTTGTTCTTAATTGGGATAAAGGTTCAAATGATACGGTTAAGTATGAAGTGTTTAGAAGACATTTTCTTATCTTTACCCAAAAGATAGCAGAGACAACGAATACCTACTACACAGACAACACCGTCTCGCCTAACACGACTTACTATTATTATGTAAAAAGTGTTGATAAGTATGGTCAGGAGAGTGAACCTTCACCCGAAGTTAAGATAGAAGTTAAATAA
- a CDS encoding RluA family pseudouridine synthase has protein sequence MKMQSSDIEIHSIEDIYIGKRIDKVISEILDIPRNQIQQYIKEGLIRVCDKTPEKSYKLKKDDCLKITIPPPKELKITPEDAPIRIIYEDEWIVVVDKPAGIVVHPGAAEEKISVVSALLFRDIKLSNIGAPLRPGVVHRIDKDTSGIIVLAKNDKAHFHLANQFFVHSIDRRYIGITACNMKAASGKIEKAIARHRTNRKIFSVSENGKPAITHYKVLKKLENMDVVMFKLETGRTHQIRVHMKAIGCPLLGDAVYGKRSRLIDRQALHAFMLKFKHPFDERIMSFYSKLPEDMKKVIGGGKS, from the coding sequence ATGAAGATGCAATCCAGTGATATCGAAATCCATTCAATTGAAGATATATACATAGGCAAAAGGATAGATAAGGTTATCTCAGAAATCCTTGACATACCGAGAAACCAGATTCAGCAGTATATAAAAGAAGGGTTGATTAGGGTATGTGATAAGACTCCAGAAAAGAGCTATAAACTCAAAAAAGACGACTGCTTAAAAATCACAATTCCACCACCAAAAGAGTTAAAGATAACTCCCGAAGATGCACCGATAAGGATAATTTACGAAGATGAGTGGATAGTTGTGGTTGATAAGCCTGCAGGTATTGTTGTGCATCCAGGTGCAGCAGAAGAGAAGATTAGTGTTGTTTCAGCTCTGCTCTTTAGGGATATAAAACTCTCCAATATTGGTGCACCTTTAAGACCTGGCGTGGTTCATAGAATTGATAAAGATACAAGCGGCATCATCGTTCTTGCAAAAAACGACAAGGCTCATTTTCATCTTGCCAATCAGTTTTTTGTTCACTCCATAGATAGAAGGTATATCGGCATAACGGCGTGTAATATGAAAGCTGCTTCAGGAAAAATAGAGAAGGCAATAGCAAGACATAGAACGAATAGAAAGATTTTTAGTGTATCTGAAAATGGCAAACCAGCTATAACGCATTATAAGGTTTTGAAAAAACTTGAAAATATGGATGTTGTTATGTTTAAATTAGAAACAGGCAGAACTCATCAGATAAGGGTGCATATGAAAGCTATTGGTTGTCCGCTTTTGGGTGATGCAGTTTATGGCAAAAGAAGTAGATTGATAGATAGACAGGCTTTGCATGCGTTTATGTTGAAGTTTAAGCACCCTTTTGATGAAAGGATTATGAGTTTTTACTCTAAACTGCCCGAAGATATGAAAAAAGTAATAGGTGGGGGTAAATCATGA
- a CDS encoding penicillin-binding protein 1A: MKRILKAFLKFLLYTISTVVVIGFIAAGIYLASVYISVRGDFNKIVSVKMLPLPTKVYSSDGKLIARFGLQNRIPVKLSQISPWMRYAILAAEDARFYEHGAIDIVGIVRALVVDIMQGKIIQGGSTITQQLVKNIYLTPARTIKRKVKEIILAYRLEKELSKDKILELYLNTVYFGDGAWGVEAAARTYFNTHAKDLTIAQSALLAGLVAAPSYYNPYKHPQRARKRTIYVLRRMYENHFISLAQYKKAMNAKIVLQKPSANLFGLIIAPYFTDYIRTWLIKRYGEEIVYKSGLKVYTTLDTKLQRFAFIAVKSGILSLKKKYDGLQAALVAMDPKTGFVKALIGGFDYSKSQFNRALQAERQPGSSFKPIIYLTALTEGYLPDDTIADRPIVFRFDGKEWRPQNYERVFHGTVTLMYALVHSVNVATINLLNAVGIGNVIRMAHQLGIKEKIPYNLSIALGSLSVKPIEMVRAYAAFDNYGLLPKPIFITKIVDKYGHVIYQAKPILKRVFDTTDGYILTGMLKNVILYGTGRAARVIKRPLAGKTGTTSNYRDAWFIGYSPSLVCGVWVGYDDNRMIFKGATGARAALPIWIKFMSAALSDKPVETFPIPKGITPQIIQMLSRPPENPEDLQNNQPTIQQLYEDAIQ, translated from the coding sequence GTGAAAAGAATTTTGAAGGCTTTTTTAAAGTTTCTTCTATACACGATTTCGACTGTTGTCGTTATAGGTTTTATAGCCGCAGGTATATATCTTGCATCTGTTTATATTAGTGTTCGTGGTGATTTTAACAAAATAGTCTCGGTAAAAATGCTACCACTTCCAACAAAGGTTTACTCATCAGACGGAAAACTGATAGCAAGATTTGGTCTGCAAAACAGAATTCCCGTCAAACTCAGCCAAATATCACCCTGGATGAGATATGCTATTTTGGCTGCTGAAGATGCCAGATTTTACGAGCATGGAGCAATAGATATCGTTGGCATAGTAAGGGCGTTAGTTGTCGATATAATGCAGGGCAAGATTATTCAAGGTGGCAGCACAATAACACAACAGCTTGTAAAAAATATCTATCTAACACCTGCAAGAACAATAAAAAGAAAAGTAAAAGAGATAATCTTAGCATACAGATTAGAAAAAGAGTTGTCAAAGGATAAGATATTAGAGCTCTATCTGAATACAGTCTATTTCGGTGATGGAGCATGGGGCGTTGAAGCAGCAGCAAGAACATACTTCAACACACATGCAAAGGACTTAACAATAGCTCAAAGCGCACTTCTTGCAGGACTTGTCGCAGCTCCAAGCTATTACAACCCATACAAACATCCACAAAGAGCGAGAAAGAGAACAATCTATGTTTTAAGAAGGATGTATGAGAATCACTTTATAAGCTTGGCTCAGTATAAGAAAGCAATGAATGCAAAAATAGTTTTGCAGAAACCATCAGCCAATCTATTTGGATTGATTATTGCTCCATATTTCACCGATTACATAAGAACATGGCTTATAAAGAGATATGGAGAAGAGATAGTTTACAAGAGTGGTTTAAAGGTTTACACAACACTTGATACCAAACTTCAGCGCTTCGCATTCATAGCTGTAAAAAGCGGCATATTGTCGCTTAAGAAAAAATACGATGGATTGCAGGCTGCGCTTGTTGCAATGGACCCAAAAACAGGTTTTGTAAAGGCACTTATTGGTGGATTCGACTATTCAAAAAGCCAGTTTAACAGAGCTCTTCAAGCAGAAAGACAACCCGGCAGCTCTTTTAAGCCCATCATCTATCTAACCGCTTTGACGGAAGGTTATCTGCCGGATGATACAATAGCAGACAGGCCTATTGTGTTTAGATTTGACGGGAAGGAGTGGCGCCCACAGAATTATGAAAGGGTGTTTCATGGAACAGTTACACTTATGTATGCACTTGTCCATTCTGTAAATGTTGCAACGATAAACCTTTTAAATGCTGTTGGCATAGGAAATGTCATAAGAATGGCTCATCAGCTTGGCATAAAAGAGAAGATACCTTACAACCTATCAATAGCTCTTGGTTCGCTAAGTGTTAAGCCTATTGAGATGGTTAGGGCATACGCTGCCTTTGACAACTATGGACTACTGCCCAAACCCATTTTTATAACGAAAATAGTGGACAAGTATGGACATGTGATTTATCAGGCAAAACCTATACTCAAACGGGTGTTTGATACAACAGATGGCTATATCTTAACGGGCATGCTTAAGAATGTTATTCTGTATGGAACGGGCAGGGCTGCAAGGGTAATAAAAAGACCACTTGCAGGTAAAACAGGAACGACGAGCAATTACAGAGATGCATGGTTTATAGGCTATTCTCCTTCATTGGTCTGTGGTGTGTGGGTAGGTTATGACGATAACAGAATGATATTTAAGGGTGCAACCGGTGCAAGGGCAGCACTACCTATCTGGATAAAGTTTATGTCTGCTGCTTTGAGTGATAAACCAGTCGAAACTTTCCCAATACCAAAGGGTATAACTCCGCAAATTATTCAGATGCTCTCAAGACCACCTGAGAATCCAGAAGATTTACAAAACAACCAACCCACAATTCAGCAGCTTTATGAAGATGCAATCCAGTGA
- a CDS encoding tetratricopeptide repeat protein codes for MAEEEKDLKQDDEEVIVIEDEEEQQEEIEETQPEETEEGVEAEEEKEEKQLEEKPKKSKKTLLIGGIAAAVLVVALLLFFVFHKKSPQPKPKPPPKKEIVKKKPKKKKIELPKAYNPIVDVHFINAMRLQEKGKYKEAIQQLKQATVDLYVSYYGIAYIYLKMGDVEKAKEYLFDKTKDYLLLAIHNNPNYINGYVNLFRIYMALKDYKSAQNMIDELKRRKLDFKDIQLMQTYYDYVVDNKTDEVFKLLAEYPNSPLLLSLAGDYYLKQGNVKGALKYLKKAISLYPMGSVYYNLSLIETQNNQYKEALKKVPKMYYMDISKIPCKNYLAFFLLLRDNKFEAAEKFLNLNDKFYKACFEHFKIIPEVSSPLTVESYSIRQNLNFVMAAEILNMYLQPVSILPDKATPNLQLGAVYQSLGLPQKAADEFMKAAKFSEAVLLSQYASKFFLEGDYKKSLQYYKLALSRVPSNPILIYDAGVMSLKNHDVDGASEYFQRLISTYPLFPLPYLGMFVVKQVNGKHMDAMKYLNSFGQRVKSLDEESQEKLKDLSIFADYIIDKVNFNMDRIKKLNDYEKKVFLLFRAALNQDTDYLSIQKPFEESMHIYWDASSLETICNYLYNEYKNDFLRRTMATIYLLDNEPQKAYESMYNIKVYSAEDYYKLGVAYLLSGYPDIADNFFTKSILKGANFFNSYVAKAIIQAQKGSLTGIQYYLKIILKKKDKMAWFNTDLFLSYKIRLKQ; via the coding sequence ATGGCAGAAGAAGAGAAAGACCTAAAACAAGATGATGAAGAAGTCATAGTAATAGAAGATGAAGAAGAGCAGCAGGAAGAGATAGAAGAGACCCAGCCCGAAGAGACAGAAGAAGGTGTAGAAGCCGAAGAAGAGAAAGAAGAAAAACAGTTAGAAGAGAAACCCAAAAAGAGCAAAAAAACGCTCTTAATAGGCGGGATAGCAGCAGCTGTTTTGGTTGTTGCTCTCCTGCTTTTTTTCGTTTTTCACAAAAAGAGTCCACAACCTAAACCCAAACCACCACCAAAAAAAGAGATAGTAAAAAAGAAGCCAAAAAAGAAAAAGATAGAACTTCCAAAAGCTTACAATCCGATAGTCGATGTTCATTTCATAAATGCAATGAGACTGCAGGAGAAAGGCAAATACAAAGAAGCTATACAGCAGCTTAAACAGGCAACTGTCGATTTGTATGTCTCATATTACGGCATAGCATATATCTATCTAAAAATGGGCGATGTTGAAAAGGCCAAAGAGTATCTGTTTGATAAGACAAAAGATTATCTTCTGCTTGCCATTCACAACAATCCAAATTACATAAACGGTTATGTTAATCTTTTTAGGATTTACATGGCTTTGAAGGATTATAAAAGTGCACAAAACATGATAGATGAGCTAAAAAGAAGAAAATTGGACTTTAAAGATATACAACTTATGCAGACATATTACGACTATGTTGTTGACAATAAGACAGATGAAGTATTCAAACTTTTAGCCGAATATCCAAACTCTCCACTGCTTCTATCTTTAGCTGGTGATTACTATTTAAAACAGGGAAATGTTAAAGGTGCCTTAAAGTATTTAAAAAAGGCGATAAGTCTGTATCCGATGGGAAGTGTCTATTACAACCTTTCACTTATAGAGACGCAAAATAACCAATACAAAGAAGCATTAAAGAAAGTGCCGAAGATGTATTATATGGACATCTCTAAAATACCATGCAAGAATTATCTTGCCTTCTTTCTGTTGCTAAGGGATAATAAGTTTGAAGCAGCAGAAAAATTTTTAAACTTAAACGATAAGTTTTACAAGGCTTGCTTTGAACACTTCAAGATAATCCCAGAAGTTAGCTCACCACTTACGGTTGAAAGTTATTCAATAAGGCAGAATCTCAACTTTGTTATGGCAGCAGAGATTCTAAACATGTATCTTCAGCCTGTTAGCATACTGCCAGATAAAGCAACGCCAAATCTCCAGCTTGGAGCTGTTTATCAGAGCCTTGGCCTGCCACAAAAGGCGGCTGATGAGTTTATGAAAGCTGCCAAATTTTCTGAAGCCGTTCTGCTTTCTCAATATGCTTCAAAGTTCTTTTTAGAAGGCGACTATAAGAAGTCCCTTCAATATTACAAGCTTGCTTTAAGCAGGGTTCCTTCAAACCCAATTCTGATATACGATGCCGGGGTAATGAGCCTAAAAAACCACGATGTTGATGGAGCAAGTGAGTATTTCCAACGGCTCATCTCAACATATCCACTCTTTCCACTGCCGTATTTGGGTATGTTTGTTGTAAAGCAGGTAAATGGAAAGCATATGGATGCTATGAAATATCTGAACTCTTTTGGTCAAAGGGTTAAGTCGTTAGATGAAGAGTCTCAAGAAAAACTAAAGGATTTGAGCATATTTGCCGATTACATAATCGATAAAGTAAATTTCAACATGGACAGGATAAAAAAGCTAAACGATTACGAAAAGAAGGTGTTTTTACTGTTTAGGGCAGCATTAAATCAGGATACAGATTATCTATCCATTCAAAAACCATTTGAAGAGAGCATGCATATTTACTGGGATGCTTCAAGTTTGGAGACTATCTGCAACTATTTATATAACGAATATAAAAACGACTTCTTAAGAAGGACAATGGCAACAATATATCTGCTTGATAACGAACCGCAAAAAGCGTATGAGTCCATGTATAACATAAAGGTTTACTCTGCCGAAGATTATTACAAGCTTGGTGTTGCATACCTTCTAAGTGGTTATCCAGACATAGCCGACAACTTCTTTACAAAATCAATTCTTAAGGGTGCAAACTTCTTTAACTCCTATGTCGCAAAGGCGATTATTCAAGCTCAAAAGGGCAGTCTTACTGGTATTCAGTACTATTTGAAAATTATCCTAAAAAAGAAGGATAAAATGGCTTGGTTTAACACAGATCTGTTCTTATCTTACAAAATAAGGCTTAAGCAGTGA
- a CDS encoding pyridoxal phosphate-dependent aminotransferase has translation MSRPKLNRRIGLIQPSMTIGISAKAKELRAAGVNVINFSAGEPDFDTPDNIKMAAVKSIADGFTKYTAAGGINELRDAVVEKEKNKNGLEYKRENVCISVGAKHALFNIAAVMLEEGDEVIIIAPYWVTYEAIVSYVGGKAVIVNTTEENGFVPTKEQLEKAITPKTKMIWVNNPTNPTGATYTVDDLKFIVELAEKNDIWLVSDEIYEDIVFDGYKPVSMATLSDYAYERTLVVNGVSKTYSMTGWRIGYTCGDAEVIGAMIKLQSQSTSNPTSIAQCAALEALTGDQDSVEKMRVQFEKRRDYIVDALNSIEGISCFKPKGAFYVFPNISSFFGKEYEGKKINGSMDFAELLLEHHHVAVVPGIAFGDDRFLRMSFATSLEDIQEGIKRLKEFVEKIK, from the coding sequence ATGAGCAGACCAAAGCTCAACAGAAGGATAGGCTTAATACAGCCTTCCATGACTATTGGTATCAGTGCAAAGGCAAAGGAGTTAAGGGCAGCGGGTGTAAATGTTATCAACTTCTCGGCAGGTGAGCCAGACTTTGACACGCCTGATAACATCAAAATGGCAGCTGTAAAATCAATTGCTGATGGATTTACAAAATATACGGCGGCTGGCGGTATAAATGAGTTAAGAGATGCTGTTGTTGAGAAAGAGAAAAACAAAAACGGCCTTGAGTATAAAAGGGAGAATGTATGCATATCTGTCGGAGCAAAACATGCTCTATTCAACATAGCTGCCGTAATGCTTGAAGAAGGAGACGAAGTAATAATAATAGCTCCATACTGGGTGACATACGAAGCAATAGTAAGTTATGTTGGCGGAAAAGCTGTTATCGTTAATACAACAGAAGAGAATGGCTTTGTGCCAACTAAAGAGCAGCTTGAAAAGGCTATAACACCCAAAACAAAGATGATTTGGGTAAATAACCCAACAAACCCGACAGGTGCAACATACACGGTTGACGATTTGAAGTTTATCGTTGAGCTTGCCGAAAAGAATGATATATGGCTTGTGTCTGATGAGATTTACGAAGATATCGTATTTGATGGATATAAGCCTGTAAGTATGGCAACATTGAGCGATTACGCATACGAGAGAACACTCGTTGTAAACGGTGTAAGCAAAACATACTCCATGACAGGCTGGAGAATAGGATACACTTGCGGCGATGCAGAAGTTATAGGAGCAATGATAAAACTGCAGTCTCAGAGCACTTCAAACCCAACTTCTATTGCTCAGTGTGCAGCTTTAGAAGCTCTAACAGGAGACCAGGACAGTGTTGAGAAGATGAGAGTTCAGTTTGAAAAGAGAAGGGATTACATTGTCGATGCATTAAACAGCATAGAAGGAATAAGCTGCTTCAAACCAAAGGGTGCGTTTTATGTATTCCCTAACATATCTTCATTCTTTGGCAAGGAGTATGAAGGCAAAAAGATAAACGGTTCTATGGATTTTGCAGAGCTTTTGCTTGAGCATCATCATGTTGCTGTTGTTCCGGGTATTGCATTTGGCGATGATAGATTTTTAAGAATGTCTTTTGCTACGAGTCTTGAAGACATACAGGAAGGCATAAAAAGGCTTAAGGAGTTTGTCGAAAAGATAAAGTGA
- the coaD gene encoding pantetheine-phosphate adenylyltransferase yields MSEVVAIVPGTFDPITNGHIDIIKRAKNIFDKIIIAVAINAGKIPLFSFEERVELTKRVVESDSELHGIEVKGVKGLLVDFARQEKAKVIVRGLRAVGDFEYELQMAFMNRRLNSEVEMIYMMPYIKYSFVSSSIVKDVFFNGGDISKFVPEVVIEAMSKKLSERSGKI; encoded by the coding sequence ATGAGTGAAGTTGTTGCTATTGTTCCCGGCACATTCGACCCAATCACAAACGGGCATATCGACATTATAAAACGAGCCAAAAATATATTTGACAAGATTATCATAGCCGTTGCAATAAATGCAGGAAAAATCCCTTTGTTTAGCTTTGAAGAGAGAGTTGAATTGACAAAAAGAGTTGTTGAGTCAGATAGCGAGCTTCACGGTATAGAAGTAAAAGGTGTCAAAGGCTTACTTGTTGATTTTGCAAGGCAGGAAAAGGCCAAAGTAATAGTAAGAGGCTTAAGAGCAGTCGGAGACTTCGAATACGAACTTCAGATGGCCTTTATGAACAGAAGACTTAACAGCGAAGTTGAGATGATATACATGATGCCTTACATAAAGTATTCGTTTGTCAGCTCATCGATTGTAAAGGATGTCTTTTTTAACGGTGGGGATATCTCTAAATTCGTTCCAGAAGTTGTAATAGAAGCAATGAGCAAAAAACTTTCCGAAAGGAGTGGAAAAATATGA
- the rsmD gene encoding 16S rRNA (guanine(966)-N(2))-methyltransferase RsmD yields the protein MRVIAGKTKYKKLYFKRNQLLRPTRSIVRKSFFDTMMGLIEDSVFLDLFAGCGSIGTEALSRGAKKVVFVDKSKESISLIKKNVKDFENAEVIKSDAVDFLSNPVLKEITIAYVDPPYDYEINEFLFKLFDVINPEAIVCVEHDKKTNLFDSFRDFKKFKSRTFGKNMLDYFGVDYE from the coding sequence ATGAGAGTAATAGCAGGTAAAACAAAATATAAGAAGCTCTATTTTAAAAGGAATCAGCTTTTAAGACCAACGCGTAGCATCGTCAGAAAGTCGTTCTTTGATACGATGATGGGATTGATTGAAGACAGTGTATTTTTAGACCTATTTGCAGGATGTGGCTCCATAGGGACAGAAGCACTCTCTCGTGGTGCAAAGAAGGTTGTGTTTGTTGATAAATCGAAGGAGAGCATTAGTCTAATCAAGAAGAATGTCAAAGATTTTGAAAATGCAGAAGTGATAAAGAGCGACGCCGTTGACTTTTTAAGTAATCCCGTTCTTAAAGAGATAACCATTGCTTATGTTGACCCGCCTTACGATTATGAGATAAACGAGTTTCTGTTTAAGCTGTTTGATGTGATAAATCCTGAAGCCATTGTTTGTGTTGAGCACGATAAAAAGACAAATCTCTTCGACAGTTTTAGAGATTTTAAGAAGTTTAAGAGTCGAACATTCGGCAAAAATATGCTTGATTATTTTGGAGTTGATTATGAGTGA
- a CDS encoding peptidase U32 family protein: MKVSSVELLAPAGNLEKLKFAINYGADAVYCGYKQFGLRSRAGNLGKDEYIEALRFTHKAKRKLYLTLNSYLFDKEIDEFVDFLKFLNNYPPDAVLVSDLGVLSLVNEFTEIPIHISTQANITNSYAANFLKKFRVERVVLARELTLEDIRRFKKSVNLELEAFVHGAMCMAYSGRCFLSAYLTGRSANAGDCAQSCRWRYTVIEEKRPSEPMEVEEHPEGTFIFNSCDMCALPILNELIDAGVSSFKIEGRMKSVYYVAITTAVYRDAIDTILNGKDFEEKIDFYMSELKKVSHRPYSLGFYKGEPKQYLKSSGYIRNCKFKGVILGREGDFYRVGIRNRFEPGEYEIFSLGLDVRRVVIDEMYDEEFNKKSYGNPNEIVYIRIPEKVEKFSLIRRCDESNSR; encoded by the coding sequence ATGAAAGTCTCAAGTGTTGAGCTTTTGGCACCTGCTGGCAATTTAGAGAAACTGAAGTTTGCCATAAATTACGGAGCAGATGCCGTATATTGTGGATACAAGCAGTTTGGTTTAAGAAGCAGAGCAGGTAATTTAGGAAAGGATGAGTATATAGAAGCATTAAGGTTTACACATAAAGCAAAAAGAAAGCTCTATTTGACTTTAAATTCCTATCTGTTTGATAAAGAGATAGATGAGTTTGTTGATTTTTTAAAGTTTTTAAACAACTACCCGCCTGATGCCGTTTTAGTTAGCGATTTGGGAGTATTGAGTCTTGTTAATGAGTTTACAGAAATTCCCATTCATATAAGCACGCAGGCAAATATAACAAACTCTTATGCTGCCAACTTCTTAAAAAAGTTTAGGGTCGAAAGAGTTGTGCTTGCAAGGGAGTTGACGCTTGAAGATATAAGGAGATTTAAAAAGAGTGTAAATCTTGAACTTGAAGCGTTTGTTCACGGTGCTATGTGTATGGCCTATTCTGGTAGGTGTTTTTTGAGCGCCTATTTGACAGGAAGGAGTGCAAACGCCGGTGATTGTGCCCAAAGCTGCAGATGGAGATATACGGTTATTGAAGAAAAAAGGCCTTCAGAGCCTATGGAAGTTGAAGAGCATCCTGAAGGGACATTTATTTTTAACTCTTGCGATATGTGTGCCCTTCCTATTCTGAATGAGCTTATAGATGCAGGTGTTAGCTCTTTTAAGATAGAAGGCAGAATGAAGAGCGTCTATTATGTTGCTATAACAACGGCTGTCTATAGAGATGCGATAGATACGATTTTAAACGGCAAGGATTTTGAAGAAAAAATAGATTTTTATATGAGCGAGCTGAAGAAGGTTAGCCATAGGCCTTACTCTTTGGGATTTTACAAAGGTGAGCCAAAACAGTATCTAAAGTCTTCTGGATACATACGCAACTGCAAGTTTAAAGGTGTAATACTTGGAAGGGAAGGTGATTTTTACAGGGTTGGTATAAGAAACAGGTTTGAGCCCGGAGAGTATGAGATTTTCTCCTTAGGCCTTGATGTTAGAAGAGTTGTTATAGATGAGATGTATGATGAAGAGTTTAACAAAAAAAGTTATGGAAATCCCAACGAAATTGTGTATATTAGGATACCTGAAAAGGTGGAAAAATTTAGTCTAATTAGAAGGTGCGATGAGAGTAATAGCAGGTAA